From Centroberyx gerrardi isolate f3 chromosome 10, fCenGer3.hap1.cur.20231027, whole genome shotgun sequence:
agaaagaacacCCTGCCGTACCAATTTTATAGGTATTTTAATCACCTGCAGAACAACATTGTGTACCAACAGAGTCCTTGAAGAGTAAACATGGCAAGAGGGCTCTATAGATTCTATCACCATGAAGCTACAGTGTTTCTACAGCTCACATGGGCAGCATCGTCTTAGACTGCGTATGGCTCTCAGGAAGCAGACAGTGCCACAGGTCAAGGTGTTTAAGAGGAAGGATGAGCTGCAGACACAATTCTttggcagagaaaagagacgGATTGTCTGCACAGTATAATGCAAAATGTAGGCTAGACCTGAAACCTCCTGTGTAAAGGGAAACGTCTCtttagtatataataataaagcaTGGGTTTGCATTACATCATGCGTAGAcaatccttttttttaatttattttttgaccgatttttttttttttttctgaccagcACCAATCGTGAAAAATACTTTGGATGTGCATCCACACATTATTCCACTAAGTTACAATTCAGGCCATATGGTCAGCCTCACACTTGTCCCTATAACAAAAACTTCAGTGTCTGCACATGCTGGATATTGATTACAGTCATCATTGTACATTGCATTCCAGGGCTGGTTGGCCATCTCTAGGTGCAGTCACAGTTATTCCATAATTCAAAAGGCCATAGTGGAAAAGCTACTTCTGTATTTACTTTACACGGAAATGTGGATTACAGTATAGTCTTAAGTCCCAAGAGTAATTTCTGCTGATCGCTAAAGCTCAGATAGAGATTTGTAATAAAGCCTTCATGATCTCTGTCCCTTCTGCGTGGAACAGCCTGCAGAAAGAATTAAGTTAAGGAAGTGGTTATTCTTACTGAATTTAAAATAGTTGTTTGGACAATGAAAGATAAATCTAGTGGACACTGTCGACACTTTTAAGTTTATTTAGGATTGTGCCACttatctcctctttctctcagcccccatctctctcactatctctccccttctgtttctctttcattcttttctgaTATTGTCtatgaattattattaataactgATATACTGGTACACCAGATCTCCTTTGTAAAAGAGATACTTGCAAAGGGACTAACCAGGATAAATACAGGTTACATTGGCTAATGCattagaataaaacaaaaaaacaaaacaaaacaaaaaaacagtgtaataatattaataattaataataattaataatataatttgtgtCATTCTCAGTGCTGACCCAAGTGGACTTGGGAGCATAGCAGACAGTTCATCTTAAAGCCCTGTTTCACAGGAACTATtatgaataaatgtaaaaatgtaaataaataaataaataaataaaaaaagaagaagtgtGGAGTGGAGACCAGTCCTTTGCTGCTCCCATCTTGTGTTAGatatttaaatataaaaatgctaTGCTATATAACATGTACGTGCAACAGAACTCACCTTGGACTTAGAAAATCCTTTTGACTCTTTGATTGAAAAGTGACCTGCAACTGGAGAGAAGGGAGGTGACCCTGGTGAGGCAGGTGACTTTGGCCCATGGGATAAGGACTGGGTCCTTTTGACAGCAGAGGACACCGCCTGGGCAAAGCGGGACGGGGTGGCGGGAGAATAGGGTCTAGGGGCTGCAAAGCTCCTCAGTTTGTCCAAGCTTAACCCTAAAGCTGGCTCTTTAGATGGCAAACTGCTTTGCCTAGTCACTCGCATGAGGGGTACATTCTTGTTGTCATCCTCTTTCGGGCTCGGCTTAACGTGAGTGCCCCCTGTTGTCTCCTCTTGACACTGCACAGgaggtgaaagaggaggaggtggcagCTTTGCTCTCTCTAGACTTCCTTGAGCCTCCCTCTGGCCAACCCCAGGACTGGCACTGGCACTCTTGACTGCCGCTGAAGTTACATAATACCCAGGTGTTCTTTTGTGCTGTGCCAAGCGGAAAGAACCAGGCTTGGGTTTAGTTGCGGGTGGAATTTTCATCTCCTTGACCTCTGCTGGTGAACCTGCTTGGGATCCCCCATTAGATGGTAATGAGATCTTGTCATCTGCTGCAGGTAAACCTGTTGGTGTCAACGGGGAATGAATGGATTCCGGTATACTTTCGTTAACAGGGCTCTGGGTAGTAGTAGTGCTATTAGACTTCAATGAGTCGTCCCTGGGTGTTGTAGACTGCAGCTCTGGTTGTTCCATTGAGACCTCCGGCTCCGGCTGTTCCTTCTGTGCCGtgctgctctcctccagctgaagaGAAACAATATCTATTTCCTTTTCTAGAGCCGCAGTGGGGGACTCCAGTGTCAGCTCAACTTCATAGTATCTCAGTTTCTCCAGAGATTTCTGAGGCACGATAGTGTATGTTGTCATCCCCACTTTGGGAATGTAGTCCCTTGTCAGCTCGTTGGAAGGCTTGGGCTTTGGCTCAGAGTCTGTGGCATAAACAGAAGCTGCCTTTGTTATAGCAGGGGCACACGGTGTTGATTCTTGGCATGATGAGGTCTCTGAGGTGTGAGATAAGGCAGGTTTGAGGTCAGGGGGGTTCAGCTCCTCCGTGAAAGTGGCCATATCTCTCTTCTCCCCGACAGATCCAAAGCCAGGTGGCTTAGCTGAGGAAGGAACTTTGTCCCCGTGTTGTTGTGAAGGCATAGGGAGTGTGAAATCAGTTTGCACTTGAGCATCCTCTCCAGTGGGGCGTGATGTGCTGGTGGCCATTAGGCTCTCCAACCTGTCAGTCTCCTCCCAGGGGGTTTCAGTGTTTGCCTGAACAGAGGCCTGTGCCTCTGCATCCTGCATTACAGGCTGGGCCAGTAAGCGAGGGGCGCTACATACAGTACTGCTTTCACCTTTGACACTTTCAGTTGTGGACTCTTCACATGTGGGCTGCTGACTCACATCTTCAACTTGACATGGACCACTATCTGTGTAGACAAAAAGCATTTGTGACTTAAGACAAACTTGTTTTGATTTACTTTGAGGAACAATAACACACATAAACTTAAAAAGCACATTATGGCAAAgtccaaaaaatatatttgtagTCATGTTTGCAATATTTGAACAGACATGACCAATGTGAACACAATCCAAGTGTAAACCCACCAGTATCTTCCAGTTGAGATGAGTCCGTCTCAGCAGTTGTCCTCGGATCACTGTGCTCTGCAGAATCATTCACTGCACTCTGCATTTGACTATAGGATGCAGACAAACAAGGGGCATTCAAAGCATTGCAAATACCATTGAAAAAAACATGGTTTAGCAGTAGGAAGTCTTACGAGAGTTCGTACTTGCCATCTGAGGACAGATCACCAGACTGATCTTCCCCGCTGCCCTCGATGGACGGCGTGCTCAGCATCTCAGCGTCTGGGGACGGGGAGTGCAAGGAGACATCTGCTGACAAGTTGAGACTGCTGTCCTCTCCCTGGGTGTCACTCACAGTTCCAGAGATTATGGAGGCAGTTGTCTCCTCTTGCTCCATAATCTCCTCCAGTGTGTTAGTAGCTGCACCCTCtgtaaaacaacagcaaaaagaaGTGAAGGCATTGTCCATTGACTCAAACAGGCAGTACAGGTGAAATGTTGCTAGGTGATCAGTGGACCATCACTCTGTTTAACTCTGTTTCATTCAAAAAGTCCTTTAAGATTTAATCTAATTCATTCAATAGaatcaaatgtattattttatagCCCTCCCTCGCCCCTGTTAGCAGGAAACTTTGATATTGAAAGCTGTTGGTTAGCATCCTAAATATTAATTTCCCTACTCATGGGTAAACACTTCCATCTTTTCCAATAAATACTTCTTGCGATTGAATTCCGCTTAATGAAGTCATCTTTCACATCTCATTCTCCCCTGTGTAGCTCTTCATTCGGCACTTCAAGGGAGAGtgacacagaggagcagagagcagaaggAATATTCAAGGCTACTTAAACAAAGCTGGAGCTTCTGCCTGTTCTGTCTGATCTCTATATCAGCTGAGCAGCATTGGGATGTTGGGGGAACAGCAAGAGCCAGTGATCTTTCTCTGTGAGCTGAAAAATCAGGAGCAATGGGAGCGGAGGGAGATGATGGTGTATAGATGCAGAGAGCAGTCAAATTTCTATGGCGACACTTTTTATTAACGAGATCTGGGAGACATGCTGCTAATGGGTGGACCCTCTTACAGAATAGCTAACAGAGGAGCTGTGTGATACTGTGCATGACGCAATAACACTGTACAAACATGTAAAGAAAGCAAGAAACTGAAAGACAGAGGCATATGataagagacagagatgaagtaaaaacatgttccaatgatttaaaaataaagaggATAGATCACAAGAAAGCTGCCATCTTTAGGGGTCATCTGTGGGAGATACACTATGTTTTTTGCAATGATTAGATTGATTGAATGCTGATTAGAATGCACttcgttaaaaaaaaaatatatatatatatatgtatataaaaattatttaaaaaaaacattatttaagGCTGTAAGTGCACTAGTGCTCTAGATAATCTAGCTCCTATGTTTATAACTTCAATAATGTaatcccaaaataaaatggtAGTGTCTGATTATCAGCGTAAGATTATTAAGAGTATTTTGTAGATACTTAGTTTTTGTATTACACTTCTGAGTGTACAGGATTGGTGAGGTTTGCCACATGAGACAAAACAATGAGTGCCAGAAgtgtttagacaatcacagcaaAGTCTATGAAAGTGAATTTAACAAAACAAGTTAAGACaaacagttgaacagttgagCAACAGCCAGAATAACACTCAAATTCATAGTAGGAGCACAAATTTGCAAACTTtctggtcaaaatgtaaaaataataaataaataagataacCTTGAACGCACAAATAAGAAATCTACATTCAACAACTATAATAAAAGGTAGATATTTAGAGGAATACTGAGGAATTTAGGTAAACAGTAATTTGGAATGTGTTAACACTGAGCCTTTGAGTGTTTGAGCTTATATTGaaacagtatttttttctcaaatttaaaatttaaaattaaaacattttacagtATTTGTATAAGCATAAATTGCTTAAGTATTTCCAGCTAGATGACATGAGTCTGTTTACTGAAAGAggagacacacaaagaaaaaagaaagtctgCCTGAAGAAAGTCAGGCACATGTAGACACAAAAGGTGAAGAGCAGGTGGAGGAGCAAGTGGAGAAGCAGGCAATCACAGACAAGAGTTGAAATGCTTGAGGActgaaggagtgagagaggcagCACAGGACAGGTAGAGGAAGATGGCAGCAGGAGCAGTGCAGTACAGATTCTTATTCACTTTCCACTGATGATTCAGAGTCTGTAAGATTAAACAGAGGGCCTACTTAATGAAATCATGTTCCATTCTCTGACTACCATGCAGTTTCCAAAAGATCATAACTGTTCACTCTAACATAAAGTCCTAAAAAATGTTCTGTATTCCTTCATACAGTTTCAAATGGTTACTGTTTTATAATGACCACTAGGTGGCACAAGAGtcaaatgaaattaaaagacTAGAATTAAGCTGCAATGTTTGCAAAGGCATTGCTTTGCTATGGTGTTCAGTTGTTGACATTGAGACCAAAGTACATGTCTAAATATCACACATTAAgaaatatttaattttcttCCCAGCGGTGAAACAAtctaaataaagacagaaatcaGCCTAGCAGAATGCAGAGTGATCATGACAACTCTAATATCAAACACTAATAAACATAgggagaaatgtaaacaaagacaAACCTTGCAAATTCCCGTCTAGAGGAGCTTTGTCTTGGACAGCAACACTAGGGGATTTGGGGGGTGGAGGAGCCTTGCGTTTGGTTCTCTTCAGCGAAGACTCTGCTGAGGAGCCGCGACTTAAACCAGACATCTACATGACAACAAGATGTAACTGAGCAATATAATCAACACACGTAAACACAGAAATCATTCACGAAATGAACATTCATACAGATAAATGTTTGGAGAGAAGTCTTGTCAATAATCCGTCCACTCGCCTGGTCGCTGTCCAGTTGGGCCTCAGGTTCAGAGTTGAGTCTCTGGCGAGTGCTGAGGTCCGAAGGGCAGCTCTGGGACACAAGGATCGGGGGCTGGGGTGCTCGTCTCTTCTTTGGCACATCGGTGGGCATCGTAGGGGAGATGAACGGAGAAGAGTTCGAGCTGGGCAAGGCCATGCTGAGGGGTCGAGGCTT
This genomic window contains:
- the cobll1b gene encoding cordon-bleu protein-like 1b isoform X1, which gives rise to MKVDNCPENQRHSCPRDFVKPMNLAMDDHGSPGNSHRRRSGMRVSTKSKAPSPPALKNLDSPGFSQRYPGYPHLTMDQKENLVEKDLSLVVVLPGGVEKMTTVHGSKPLMDLLVMLCAKYHLNPSSHTLELVTANRNHIKFKPNALIGTLEAEKILVKPKGVEDKNKKTGPQMPEATVRMVINYKKTQKTILRVNPRVPLAELLPAICEKCDFDVETTVLLRDVQSLGPLDLSSSLNDYAIREVYARDTKAPNLTLVDSADQPASPVCPASPTHAGTVTPSKDKNQKEKENKGLFSMFRKSKKKPEQAMTASAPASPVLVSKPRPLSMALPSSNSSPFISPTMPTDVPKKRRAPQPPILVSQSCPSDLSTRQRLNSEPEAQLDSDQMSGLSRGSSAESSLKRTKRKAPPPPKSPSVAVQDKAPLDGNLQEGAATNTLEEIMEQEETTASIISGTVSDTQGEDSSLNLSADVSLHSPSPDAEMLSTPSIEGSGEDQSGDLSSDGNQMQSAVNDSAEHSDPRTTAETDSSQLEDTDSGPCQVEDVSQQPTCEESTTESVKGESSTVCSAPRLLAQPVMQDAEAQASVQANTETPWEETDRLESLMATSTSRPTGEDAQVQTDFTLPMPSQQHGDKVPSSAKPPGFGSVGEKRDMATFTEELNPPDLKPALSHTSETSSCQESTPCAPAITKAASVYATDSEPKPKPSNELTRDYIPKVGMTTYTIVPQKSLEKLRYYEVELTLESPTAALEKEIDIVSLQLEESSTAQKEQPEPEVSMEQPELQSTTPRDDSLKSNSTTTTQSPVNESIPESIHSPLTPTGLPAADDKISLPSNGGSQAGSPAEVKEMKIPPATKPKPGSFRLAQHKRTPGYYVTSAAVKSASASPGVGQREAQGSLERAKLPPPPLSPPVQCQEETTGGTHVKPSPKEDDNKNVPLMRVTRQSSLPSKEPALGLSLDKLRSFAAPRPYSPATPSRFAQAVSSAVKRTQSLSHGPKSPASPGSPPFSPVAGHFSIKESKGFSKSKESDNREVDGDKGPTLQGGVVEPASPGGIVQMEGESNPQQCLNPSENISSTEEPVLSSMSLPEPISP
- the cobll1b gene encoding cordon-bleu protein-like 1b isoform X2, which gives rise to MKVDNCPENQRHSCPRDFVKPMNLAMDDHGSPGNSHRRRSGMRVSTKSKAPSPPALKNLDSPGFSQRYPGYPHLTMDQKENLVEKDLSLVVVLPGGVEKMTTVHGSKPLMDLLVMLCAKYHLNPSSHTLELVTANRNHIKFKPNALIGTLEAEKILVKPKGVEDKNKKTGPQMPEATVRMVINYKKTQKTILRVNPRVPLAELLPAICEKCDFDVETTVLLRDVQSLGPLDLSSSLNDYAIREVYARDTKDQPASPVCPASPTHAGTVTPSKDKNQKEKENKGLFSMFRKSKKKPEQAMTASAPASPVLVSKPRPLSMALPSSNSSPFISPTMPTDVPKKRRAPQPPILVSQSCPSDLSTRQRLNSEPEAQLDSDQMSGLSRGSSAESSLKRTKRKAPPPPKSPSVAVQDKAPLDGNLQEGAATNTLEEIMEQEETTASIISGTVSDTQGEDSSLNLSADVSLHSPSPDAEMLSTPSIEGSGEDQSGDLSSDGNQMQSAVNDSAEHSDPRTTAETDSSQLEDTDSGPCQVEDVSQQPTCEESTTESVKGESSTVCSAPRLLAQPVMQDAEAQASVQANTETPWEETDRLESLMATSTSRPTGEDAQVQTDFTLPMPSQQHGDKVPSSAKPPGFGSVGEKRDMATFTEELNPPDLKPALSHTSETSSCQESTPCAPAITKAASVYATDSEPKPKPSNELTRDYIPKVGMTTYTIVPQKSLEKLRYYEVELTLESPTAALEKEIDIVSLQLEESSTAQKEQPEPEVSMEQPELQSTTPRDDSLKSNSTTTTQSPVNESIPESIHSPLTPTGLPAADDKISLPSNGGSQAGSPAEVKEMKIPPATKPKPGSFRLAQHKRTPGYYVTSAAVKSASASPGVGQREAQGSLERAKLPPPPLSPPVQCQEETTGGTHVKPSPKEDDNKNVPLMRVTRQSSLPSKEPALGLSLDKLRSFAAPRPYSPATPSRFAQAVSSAVKRTQSLSHGPKSPASPGSPPFSPVAGHFSIKESKGFSKSKESDNREVDGDKGPTLQGGVVEPASPGGIVQMEGESNPQQCLNPSENISSTEEPVLSSMSLPEPISP
- the cobll1b gene encoding cordon-bleu protein-like 1b isoform X3, encoding MDQKENLVEKDLSLVVVLPGGVEKMTTVHGSKPLMDLLVMLCAKYHLNPSSHTLELVTANRNHIKFKPNALIGTLEAEKILVKPKGVEDKNKKTGPQMPEATVRMVINYKKTQKTILRVNPRVPLAELLPAICEKCDFDVETTVLLRDVQSLGPLDLSSSLNDYAIREVYARDTKAPNLTLVDSADQPASPVCPASPTHAGTVTPSKDKNQKEKENKGLFSMFRKSKKKPEQAMTASAPASPVLVSKPRPLSMALPSSNSSPFISPTMPTDVPKKRRAPQPPILVSQSCPSDLSTRQRLNSEPEAQLDSDQMSGLSRGSSAESSLKRTKRKAPPPPKSPSVAVQDKAPLDGNLQEGAATNTLEEIMEQEETTASIISGTVSDTQGEDSSLNLSADVSLHSPSPDAEMLSTPSIEGSGEDQSGDLSSDGNQMQSAVNDSAEHSDPRTTAETDSSQLEDTDSGPCQVEDVSQQPTCEESTTESVKGESSTVCSAPRLLAQPVMQDAEAQASVQANTETPWEETDRLESLMATSTSRPTGEDAQVQTDFTLPMPSQQHGDKVPSSAKPPGFGSVGEKRDMATFTEELNPPDLKPALSHTSETSSCQESTPCAPAITKAASVYATDSEPKPKPSNELTRDYIPKVGMTTYTIVPQKSLEKLRYYEVELTLESPTAALEKEIDIVSLQLEESSTAQKEQPEPEVSMEQPELQSTTPRDDSLKSNSTTTTQSPVNESIPESIHSPLTPTGLPAADDKISLPSNGGSQAGSPAEVKEMKIPPATKPKPGSFRLAQHKRTPGYYVTSAAVKSASASPGVGQREAQGSLERAKLPPPPLSPPVQCQEETTGGTHVKPSPKEDDNKNVPLMRVTRQSSLPSKEPALGLSLDKLRSFAAPRPYSPATPSRFAQAVSSAVKRTQSLSHGPKSPASPGSPPFSPVAGHFSIKESKGFSKSKESDNREVDGDKGPTLQGGVVEPASPGGIVQMEGESNPQQCLNPSENISSTEEPVLSSMSLPEPISP